The Maniola jurtina chromosome 1, ilManJurt1.1, whole genome shotgun sequence genome has a window encoding:
- the LOC123879295 gene encoding uncharacterized protein LOC123879295: MSAYENSVFDFDINFLHPSEITVNNTQSDKRRKQVLLCKKKIVGTDVLLKNHYMCREKLEAKEVMYLTAKEECKQVCIDYQDALEKYMQLEKELHTLRKQYAEIESKCILYENQYEGMKSHANQLQLLVKERESSIEALKVEKHLEKNDAVDYEKNLAAKEKEIEDLLKHLKSLDIDNALKMVPKKIRKRHKLLLRKYDNLKTICSEDDSSDSGNEQPDSFDDPPHSPLFTAPEDSAGDQIKHDVFKTNNMKICVKKDSTRLNEDNDSDFSNEVVSEDTGRGSSLAFSDGEKCFSSPDYYSNDSPITKEINQANELRVLINTGTSPIRSHEVRSPCIFDDAADMNSLEYFITDIPLSNEIVTIKEKRKLIDIGTSPIKDLEKVTVATSPLLFDECVEQNVSEAVSKSETTDYQTRDVNDKCQSDINTRKTPCILITDDTVSGVKGKHTKIDNLASHFELEISGKSVEEKKCLERNNSINFCVENSNDDEIEMILNTMRLTHKPITPIPETPVEKHKNKSRKLEEIERDNSILKEENKIIRSRLVDLSKEIMNIKCFLKIDKSKEEVANEDNICVNTEIFDDTSQETIFISANGDDSNNKNEESEINSFSFSNSLRNEVSQELEYDILKPAAPSCLSKQNDISQVHESPATDILIEDVAHVTKNDSREAITFEEDLTSEDESDIIINSKVDYTLQDMSIDCSKSRKSKNKNLSKLEKFKQKILPKSKISKNAPIRKLRSKSKPTSIVKLQKMTEVDAIAILNNKSAYEHAAKVLAEIKSKEKVSANKERITRKAKKMVTGKNDNVNDIDCVEKHKHIAEKEKKNPEKHTKRKSNDQQYEKHSESIEDVGYTTRSRSRKLSSNCVSPPQIDTREASTSEEKRKRLKRGATDSPIVGSKRVLRSSSIPDTFVDLDTVNKAVSYDIAETVSVKGRNRKISTSSNESGEQNNKVRNVFNSNKKVHNRKLSKSENEEQNDKISNISDSPYKIQNRKLSKSESEEQNYKISNISDSPKKIQNRKLSQLEHDEQNISDIIKNVSNAPNKIQDHIISDVNNAKDERNKSSEVTDLEPIPSQISHPRQSILCRMLEKHGRRDPKSSNKRVPDKIINSICKKLEDGIASINELPSGKVKPAMNKLADEVQSWNVKHFMLGFMKYLKDPDRKRELYSKVNSPPAPPMTKSEQVLLYIVRQMEIQTPNTVNDILTHIEFSLFQLNRTPEFEVIESLSHFYALLCRYFGLKSRLRLFLLDAMYCVQFKVVPLIKQCLDVWMHILPLAHMGIAKSPLVTCLVYLLHFYKCEDRFNRVQEIRNILNRKYFYEFADWNEKTILEMFKNAIKDVRDIPIEKKMLRTALIILGKRHGPKWCHNNIIKNMLMPMIEREGVSMKIKQFCVQLLGALLKPFPADMKVHFEIAVNHLHDMLQQDPPDAMKEAIFTSLIYINHHNPNRVIRSLLSWMPKQVSPEFEQLLRDYVRGKPLRSWKKILTNIKM, translated from the exons ATGAGTGCTTATGAGAACTCAGTGTTTGATTTTGACATCAATTTCCTCCATCCATCAGAAATTACCGTG aACAATACTCAGAGTGACAAACGGCGTAAACAAGTACTGCtatgtaaaaagaaaattgtAGGCACAGA tGTGCTTCTTAAAAATCACTATATGTGTAGAGAAAAGCTGGAAGCGAAAGAGGTTATGTATCTAACTGCAAAAGAAGAATGTAAACAAGTGTGTATAGACTACCAAGATGCTTTGGAGAAATATATGCAATTAGAAAAA GAACTGCACACACTTAGGAAACAATATGCAGAAATTGAGTCAAAATGTATATTGTATGAGAATCAGTATGAAGGGATGAAGTCTCATGCTAATCAGCTTCAG CTTTTAGTAAAAGAACGTGAATCAAGTATTGAAGCTCTAAAAGTTGAGAAACACTTAGAGAAAAATGATGCTGTTGATTATGAAAAGAACCTCGCTGCCAAAGAAAAAGAAATTGAGGACCTTCTGAAGCATCTCAAAAGTCTTGATATAGATAATGCACTTAAAATGGTTCCAA AAAAAATACGCAAGCGgcacaaattattattacgaaagtatgataatttaaAGACTATTTGTAGTGAAGACGACTCATCAGATAGCGGCAATGAGCAGCCGGATAGCTTCGACGATCCACCACATTCACCCTTGTTCACTGCCCCTGAGGACTCTGCAGGGGATCAAATTAAACAT GATGTCTTCAAgacaaataatatgaaaatctGTGTCAAAAAAG ATTCGACGAGACTCAATGAAGATAACGACTCCGATTTTAGCAATGAAGTTGTGAGCGAAGACACTGGGCGTGGGTCCTCTTTAGCATTTTCAGATGGTGAAAAGTGTTTCAGTAGTCCAGATTATTACAGTAATGATAGTCCTATaacaaaagaaataaatcaaGCCAATGAACTACGTGTTTTGATAAATACAGGAACCAGTCCAATTAGAAGCCATGAAGTAAGATCTCCCTGTATATTCGACGATGCAGCAGACATGAATAGCCTGGAGTATTTTATTACTGACATTCCCTTAAGTAACGAAATTGTTACaatcaaagaaaaaagaaaattgattgatattggcACCAGTCCAATTAAGGACTTAGAAAAAGTTACTGTAGCAACTAGTCCCTTGTTGTTTGATGAATGTGTTGAACAAAATGTTAGTGAAGCAGTCTCTAAATCAGAAACAACAGATTACCAAACAAGGGATGTTAATGATAAATGTCAGAGCGATATAAATACCAGGAAAACCCCGTGTATACTAATAACTGATGATACTGTATCTGGTGTAAAAGGAAAGCATACTAAAATTGACAATTTAGCAAGTCATTTTGAGCTTGAAATaagtggaaaatcagttgaagAAAAGAAATGCTTGGAAAGAAATAACAGCATCAACTTTTGTGTCGAAAATagtaatgatgatgaaattgaAATGATATTAAATACTATGCGATTGACACACAAGCCTATAACACCTATTCCCGAAACTCCCGtggaaaaacataaaaataaaagtagaaaATTAGAAGAGATAGAACGAGACAATTCAATACTGAAagaggaaaataaaattatacgaTCACGTCTAGTTGATCTCAGTAAAGAGATAATGAATATAAAGTGCTTCTTAAAGATTGATAAATCTAAAGAAGAGGTAGCTAATGAAGACAATATTTGTGTAAATACTGAAATATTTGATGATACTAGTcaagaaacaatatttataaGTGCTAATGGAGATgacagtaataataaaaatgaagaaaGTGAAATCAACAGTTTTAGCTTTTCAAATTCTTTAAGAAATGAAGTATCCCAGGAATTAGAGTATGACATACTGAAACCGGCGGCTCCATCTTGTCTTTCTAAACAAAACGATATATCCCAAGTCCATGAATCCCCAGCAACTGATATTTTAATTGAAGATGTTGCTCATGTTACTAAGAATGATAGCCGGGAAGCTATAACCTTTGAAGAAGATTTGACTAGTGAAGATGAGagtgatataataataaatagtaaagtaGATTATACTCTACAAGATATGTCAATAGACTGTAGCAAATCAAGAAagtcaaagaataaaaatttaagtaaattagaaaaattcaaacaaaaaatactaccCAAATCCAAAATTTCAAAGAATGCTCCTATTCGAAAACTACGTTCTAAGTCAAAGCCGACTTCCATAGTAAAACTTCAAAAGATGACCGAAGTGGATGCTATtgcaatattaaataataaatcagcTTACGAACATGCAGCAAAAGTATTGgcagaaatcaaatcaaaggAAAAGGTTTCGGCAAATAAAGAACGTATTACTAGAAAGGCCAAAAAAATGGTAACTGGCAAAAATGATAATGTAAACGATATTGACTGCGTAGAGAAGCATAAACATAttgctgaaaaagaaaaaaagaatccTGAAAAACATACAAAACGGAAGTCGAATGACCAGCAATATGAAAAGCATTCGGAATCAATTGAAGATGTTGGTTATACCACGAGAAGTCGCAGTCGTAAGCTCAGCAGTAATTGTGTTTCACCCCCCCAAATAGATACAAGGGAGGCCAGTACATCGGAAGAAAAACGTAAAAGATTAAAACGTGGGGCTACCGATAGTCCAATTGTCGGTTCCAAGAGAGTCCTGCGTAGTTCTAGTATTCCAGACACGTTCGTTGATTTAGATACTGTAAATAAAGCTGTATCATATGATATAGCTGAAACAGTTTCAGTTAAAGGCCGAAATCGTAAAATATCCACTAGCTCAAATGAAAGTGGGGAACAAAACAATAAAGTTCGAAACGTTttcaattcaaataaaaaagttcataATAGAAAATTATCCAAGAGTGAAAATGAAGAACAAAACGATAAAATTAGTAACATTTCCGATTCAccttataaaattcaaaatcgaAAATTATCCAAGAGTGAAAGTGAAGAACAAAACTATAAAATTAGTAACATTTCCGATTCacctaaaaaaattcaaaatcgaaAGTTATCCCAGCTTGAACATGATGAACAAAACATAAGTGATATTATTAAAAACGTTTCTAACGCACCTAATAAAATTCAAGATCATATAATATCTGATGTGAATAATGCAAAAGACGAACGTAACAAAAGTTCAGAAGTAACAGATTTGGAGCCTATACCTAGCCAAATTAGCCATCCAAGGCAAAGTATTCTTTGTAGGATGCTAGAAAAACATGGCCGACGGGACCCGAAGTCCTCTAATAAAAGAGTTCCTG aTAAAATCATAAATAGTATTTGTAAAAAGTTAGAAGACGGCATTGCTTCAATAAATGAACTACCCTCGGGTAAAGTTAAACCAGCCATGAACAAACTTGCTGATGAAGTGCAAAGCTGGAATGTGAAGCATTTCATGTTAGGCTTCATGAAATACCTGAAGGATCCAGATCGGAAGAGAGAACTGTACAGCAAAGTGAATTCTCCTCCTGCACCACCAATGACCAAATCTGAGCAGGTCCTGTTGTACATAGTGAGGCAAATGGAAATACAGACACCAAACACAGTCAATGATATCCTCACTCATATAGAATTTTCACTATTCCAATTGAATAGGACCCCTGAGTTCGAAGTTATCGAAAGCTTATCGCATTTTTATGCATTGCTGTGTCGATACTTTGGATTAAAGAGCCGTTTAAGACTATTTTTACTTGACGCTATGTACTGTGTACAATTTAAAGTAGTTCCACTCATCAAGCAGTGCTTGGATGTATGGATGCATATATTGCCTCTAGCACACATGGGAATTG CCAAGAGTCCATTAGTGACTTGCCTAGTATACCTTCTACATTTCTACAAGTGTGAGGATAGATTTAACAGGGTTCAAGAAATTAGAAATATATTGAATCGAAAATATTTCTATGAATTCGCTGACTGGAATGAAAAAACGATTTTGGAAATGTTCAAAAATGCCATCAAAGATGTTCGAG ATATTCCAATAGAAAAGAAAATGTTGAGAACAGCTCTGATTATCCTCGGAAAACGACACGGACCTAAATGGTGCCAcaacaatatcattaaaaatatgttGATGCCTATGATCGAAAGGGAGGGTGTCTCGATGAAGATAAAGCAGTTCTGTGTGCAGTTGCTAGGCGCCCTGCTCAAACCTTTCCCTGCAGACATGAAGGTCCACTTCGAGATCGCCGTCAACCACTTACACGACATGCTTCAACAAGATC cacCAGATGCCATGAAAGAAGCGATATTTACAAGTTTAATATACATTAACCACCACAACCCGAATCGTGTGATCCGATCGCTACTCTCCTGGATGCCGAAACAAGTTTCTCCAGAATTCGAGCAACTTTTGCGGGACTATGTTAGAGGAAAACCACTGCGATCATGGAAGAAAATTTTAAcgaatataaaaatgtaa
- the LOC123879383 gene encoding vacuolar protein sorting-associated protein 52 homolog, protein MSDNKDMTEMDKNLEDLEIQEVLKNGTDLREYALQIDKSIKEAEKGSVADYLKESENIASLHNQIEDCDGILARMESMLLVFQNDLGSISNEIISLQKRSVNMSIQLSNRQALKGPLASFIEDMAVSETLIFGINNVPVVDKEFMVQLAILNQKLNFVKEQDFKETKACHDVKDVLEKLKIKAVSKIRTYILEQIYKFRKPMANYQIPQNAMLKYKFFFEFILANERNVAQEICNEYIDTLSKVYYSYFKSYASRLDKLKYEEVPTKDDLMGIEDGSKGGFFQKSNLKNKSTIFTIGNRGDVLAQELEAPIIVPHVQQKTKYSYEALFRSLQYALVDNSCREYLFTTEFFHVKGSHAQELFDRILGKTLSLLVKNVENYVLECYDCLALFLCIQLINRYRWMCHKRAVAALDSYWDSLLASLWPRLEYVLKLNIQSVRDCDPAKLSNKEMGPHYITRRYAEFSAAMLSLSEQFPSEELSNLLLALQDEVHCFLLKMAAEFPQRIQQLIFLINNYDMVLSILMERTRDNTKEAESFREQLQARSTEYVEEILSPHFGGLMQFVKEGEQLLESDRKNELANLEKKSISLVASFTASWKQSLEEIHREVLVSFPNLVTGAGLLQMALTNFVQYYHKFVKLLTPNARTQLVNIHVIMVEIKKYKTNY, encoded by the exons ATGTCTGATAATAAAGACATGACTGAGATGGATAAAAATCTAGAAGATTTAGAAATCCAAGAAGTGCTGAAAAATGGTACCGATTTAAGAGAATACGCTTTACAAATCGATAAAAGCATCAAAGAGGCTGAGAAAGGCTCCGTAGCTGACTACTTGAAGGAAAGTGAAAATATAGCATCACTGCACAATCAGATCGAAGACTGTGACGGAATTCTAGCTAGGATGGAAAGCATGTTATTAGTATTCCAG AATGACTTGGGCAGTATAAGTAATGAAATCATAAGTTTACAAAAACGTTCTGTCAATATGTCTATTCAACTAAGTAACAGGCAAGCACTCAAAGGTCCTCTTGCATCGTTTATTGAAGACATGGCAGTTTCAGAAACTCTTATATT TGGGATAAATAATGTTCCTGTTGTTGATAAAGAGTTTATGGTGCAGTTAGCTATTttaaaccaaaaattaaattttgttaaaGAACAAGACTTCAAGGAGACCAAGGCCTGTCACGATGTCAAAGATGTTTTGGAGAAGTTGAAAATCAAAGCTGTTTCAAAAATAAGAACATACATACTGGAACAGATATACAAGTTCCGGAAACCAATGGCCAATTACCAAATCCCACAGAATGCTATGTTGAAGTATAAGTTTTTCTTTGAGTTTATATTAGCAAATGAAAGAAATGTAGCTCAAGAAATCTGCAATGAGTATATTGACACTTTGAGCAAAGTTTACTATTCCTATTTTAAGTCTTATGCTTCTCGACTGGATAAGTTAAAATATGAAGAAGTACCAACTAAAGATGATTTAATGGGGATTGAAGATGGTTCCAAAGGTGGTTTCTTTCAGAagtctaatttaaaaaataaaagtaccaTATTCACGATTGGCAACCGTGGCGACGTTTTGGCTCAAGAACTGGAAGCTCCAATTATCGTGCCTCATGTGCAACAAAAAactaag TATTCATATGAAGCACTTTTTAGAAGTCTTCAATATGCCCTCGTAGACAACAGCTGCAGGGAGTATTTATTTACAACTGAATTTTTCCATGTGAAAGGCAGCCATGCACAGGAATTATTCGACAGAATCCTGGGAAAGACATTGTCTTTACTTGTG aaaaatgttGAAAACTATGTACTAGAGTGCTACGATTGCCTTGCTCTGTTTTTATGTATCCAATTAATAAACAGATACCGTTGGATGTGCCACAAAAGAGCTGTTGCTGCATTAGACAG TTACTGGGATTCACTGCTCGCTTCACTTTGGCCCAGGTTGGAGTATGTTCTAAAATTGAATATACAAAGTGTAAGAGATTGTGATCCAGCAAAATTATCTAATAAGGAAATGGGAccacattat ATCACCCGAAGATATGCGGAGTTTTCAGCAGCAATGCTGAGTTTGAGTGAACAGTTTCCTTCGGAAGAGCTCAGCAACTTACTGCTGGCTCTGCAAGATGAGGTGCACTGCTTCTTGCTGAAAATGGCCGCCGAATTCCCCCAGAGAATACAGcagctaatatttttaatcaacaATTACGATATGGTTTTAAGCATATTAATGGAACGGACGAGAGATAATACAAAAGAAGCGGAAAGTTTCAGGGAGCAACTACAAGCTCGAAGCACTGAATATGTTGAGGAAATACTTAGCCCCCATTTCGGTGGGCTCATGCAGTTTGTGAAGGAAGGTGAACAGTTACTGGAAAGTGATAGGAAAAATGAACTGGCGAATTTGGAAAAGAAATCTATATCGCTCGTCGCCTCTTTCACAGCGAGCTGGAAACAGAGTTTGGAAGAGATTCATCGAGAAGTTCTTGTATCTTTCCCCAATTTGGTGACCGGTGCAGGGTTATTGCAAATGGCACTCACAAATTTTGTTCAATATTATCACAAATTCGTAAAATTGTTAACACCCAATGCTCGTACCCAACTTGTAAATATTCATGTTATTATGGTAGAAATCAAGAAATATAAgacaaattattaa
- the LOC123879458 gene encoding probable nuclear hormone receptor HR38 isoform X1, producing MRILLSELGLSGACLGLTLESRADSLDPDKPAPGPSAIEPRSPSAFTPNSSSMLLLQTHSNYGSSFTDLLSPQYQEDSSEILEENLDPFPDVEFHAPILPEVKSQRATPVSETPSPTLGPALPSFEETYSVRYAKQEMAEFGIKMDEDCYNVSAYSHQGHTSTQLLYQYHQPSLPYVPSPYYAPAQPCSPTFDTGGVTNTQEAYSLPPFPSTVDLHISSDQGARQRRSSLPVQRSESSSSNESPKLHGSRVHCMQASTPSSASSSPGGTQQDNAGSRAAPQSPSQLCAVCGDTAACQHYGVRTCEGCKGFFKRTVQKGSKYVCLAEKSCPVDKRRRNRCQFCRFQKCLAVGMVKEVVRTDSLKGRRGRLPSKPKCPQESPPSPPISLITALVRAHVDTSPDFGNLDYSQYREPNPMEPPISDVEVIQQFYSLLTTSIDMIKIFAEKVPGFGELCPEDREQLFASARLELFVLRLAYRTRPEDTKLTFCNGLVLDKRQCQRSFGDWLHAVLDFSNTLHSMDIDISTFACLCALTLITERHGLKEPNRVEHLQMKIIGCLRAHMPCGGNTNAAGAPHFSRVLGALPELRSLSVQGLQRIFYLKLEDLVPAPPLIENMFRASLPF from the exons GGCCGAGCGCCATAGAACCGCGCTCGCCAAGCGCTTTCACGCCTAACTCGTCCAGCATGCTACTGCTGCAAACACAC AGCAACTACGGTTCGTCCTTCACTGATTTATTATCGCCTCAATATCAAGAAGACTCTTCTGAAATCTTAGAAGAAAATTTAGATCCATTCCCAGACGTAGAATTTCACGCACCGATACTGCCTGAAGTAAAATCTCAGCGTGCGACTCCAGTGAGTGAAACTCCATCGCCTACTCTCGGGCCAGCTTTGCCCAGTTTTGAAGAAACATACTCAGTTCGCTACGCAAAACAAGAAATGGCAGAATTCGGGATCAAGATGGACGAAGACTGCTATAACGTTAGCGCATACTCCCATCAAGGACATACATCAACACaattattatatcaatatcATCAACCATCATTACCTTATGTTCCATCGCCTTACTACGCACCCGCTCAGCCGTGCTCCCCGACGTTCGACACTGGTGGCGTTACAAATACTCAAGAGGCTTATTCATTGCCACCATTTCCTAGTACAGTGGAtttacatatatcttcagaccAAGGTGCGAGACAACGAAGGTCATCCTTGCCGGTCCAGAGATCGGAATCTAGTAGTTCTAACGAAAGTCCCAAATTACACGGTAGTAGAGTTCACTGTATGCAAGCATCAACACCGAGCTCCGCGTCTAGCTCGCCTGGCGGGACTCAGCAGGACAACGCGGGCTCTCGAGCAGCGCCACAGTCGCCGAGTCAGCTTTGTGCTGTTTGTGGAGATACTGCTGCATGCCAACATTACGGCGTACGAACTTGTGAGGGATgcaaaggatttttcaaaaggACTGTCCAAAAAGGTTCCAAATACGTATGTTTAGCTGAAAAATCGTGTCCAGTGGATAAGAGAAGAAGAAACAGGTGTCAATTTTGTCGGTTTCAAAAGTGTCTTGCTGTAGGAATGGTGAAAGAGGTTGTGCGGACTGACTCGCTTAAAGGTAGACGAGGAAGATTACCCTCTAAACCAAAATGCCCTCAAGAGTCACCGCCGAGTCCACCGATTTCTTTAATAACAGCATTAGTCAGAGCTCATGTTGATACATCTCCTGATTTTGGCAATCTTGATTATTCACAATATAGAGAGCCAAATCCGATGGAGCCACCTATTTCGGATGTAGAAGTAATCCAACAATTTTATTCGTTACTGACGACGTCTATCGATATGATAAAAATTTTCGCCGAAAAAGTACCAGGTTTTGGAGAGCTTTGCCCTGAAGACCGAGAACAACTTTTTGCATCGGCACGCCTTGAATTATTCGTTTTACGACTTGCCTATCGTACTCGCCCCGAGGACACTAAACTCACCTTCTGCAACGGATTGGTCCTAGATAAACGACAATGCCAGAGGTCTTTTGGAGACTGGTTGCACGCTGTACTTGATTTTAGTAATACCCTGCACTCTATGGATATTGACATCTCTACTTTTGCCTGCCTCTGTGCATTGACGCTTATAACAG AGAGACATGGCCTGAAAGAGCCAAACCGAGTTGAACATTTACAAATGAAGATAATCGGATGTCTGCGCGCTCACATGCCTTGCGGCGGGAACACCAACGCAGCAGGCGCGCCGCATTTCAGCCGCGTGCTCGGCGCGCTGCCCGAGCTGCGCTCGCTCTCCGTGCAAGGGCTCCAGCGAATCTTCTACCTGAAGCTTGAAGACTTAGTGCCAGCGCCGCCTCTTATCGAAAACATGTTTCGTGCCAGCCTGCCCTTCTAA
- the LOC123879458 gene encoding probable nuclear hormone receptor HR38 isoform X2, with protein MRGALLTPSSQHCGLRQFLSTRPSAIEPRSPSAFTPNSSSMLLLQTHSNYGSSFTDLLSPQYQEDSSEILEENLDPFPDVEFHAPILPEVKSQRATPVSETPSPTLGPALPSFEETYSVRYAKQEMAEFGIKMDEDCYNVSAYSHQGHTSTQLLYQYHQPSLPYVPSPYYAPAQPCSPTFDTGGVTNTQEAYSLPPFPSTVDLHISSDQGARQRRSSLPVQRSESSSSNESPKLHGSRVHCMQASTPSSASSSPGGTQQDNAGSRAAPQSPSQLCAVCGDTAACQHYGVRTCEGCKGFFKRTVQKGSKYVCLAEKSCPVDKRRRNRCQFCRFQKCLAVGMVKEVVRTDSLKGRRGRLPSKPKCPQESPPSPPISLITALVRAHVDTSPDFGNLDYSQYREPNPMEPPISDVEVIQQFYSLLTTSIDMIKIFAEKVPGFGELCPEDREQLFASARLELFVLRLAYRTRPEDTKLTFCNGLVLDKRQCQRSFGDWLHAVLDFSNTLHSMDIDISTFACLCALTLITERHGLKEPNRVEHLQMKIIGCLRAHMPCGGNTNAAGAPHFSRVLGALPELRSLSVQGLQRIFYLKLEDLVPAPPLIENMFRASLPF; from the exons GGCCGAGCGCCATAGAACCGCGCTCGCCAAGCGCTTTCACGCCTAACTCGTCCAGCATGCTACTGCTGCAAACACAC AGCAACTACGGTTCGTCCTTCACTGATTTATTATCGCCTCAATATCAAGAAGACTCTTCTGAAATCTTAGAAGAAAATTTAGATCCATTCCCAGACGTAGAATTTCACGCACCGATACTGCCTGAAGTAAAATCTCAGCGTGCGACTCCAGTGAGTGAAACTCCATCGCCTACTCTCGGGCCAGCTTTGCCCAGTTTTGAAGAAACATACTCAGTTCGCTACGCAAAACAAGAAATGGCAGAATTCGGGATCAAGATGGACGAAGACTGCTATAACGTTAGCGCATACTCCCATCAAGGACATACATCAACACaattattatatcaatatcATCAACCATCATTACCTTATGTTCCATCGCCTTACTACGCACCCGCTCAGCCGTGCTCCCCGACGTTCGACACTGGTGGCGTTACAAATACTCAAGAGGCTTATTCATTGCCACCATTTCCTAGTACAGTGGAtttacatatatcttcagaccAAGGTGCGAGACAACGAAGGTCATCCTTGCCGGTCCAGAGATCGGAATCTAGTAGTTCTAACGAAAGTCCCAAATTACACGGTAGTAGAGTTCACTGTATGCAAGCATCAACACCGAGCTCCGCGTCTAGCTCGCCTGGCGGGACTCAGCAGGACAACGCGGGCTCTCGAGCAGCGCCACAGTCGCCGAGTCAGCTTTGTGCTGTTTGTGGAGATACTGCTGCATGCCAACATTACGGCGTACGAACTTGTGAGGGATgcaaaggatttttcaaaaggACTGTCCAAAAAGGTTCCAAATACGTATGTTTAGCTGAAAAATCGTGTCCAGTGGATAAGAGAAGAAGAAACAGGTGTCAATTTTGTCGGTTTCAAAAGTGTCTTGCTGTAGGAATGGTGAAAGAGGTTGTGCGGACTGACTCGCTTAAAGGTAGACGAGGAAGATTACCCTCTAAACCAAAATGCCCTCAAGAGTCACCGCCGAGTCCACCGATTTCTTTAATAACAGCATTAGTCAGAGCTCATGTTGATACATCTCCTGATTTTGGCAATCTTGATTATTCACAATATAGAGAGCCAAATCCGATGGAGCCACCTATTTCGGATGTAGAAGTAATCCAACAATTTTATTCGTTACTGACGACGTCTATCGATATGATAAAAATTTTCGCCGAAAAAGTACCAGGTTTTGGAGAGCTTTGCCCTGAAGACCGAGAACAACTTTTTGCATCGGCACGCCTTGAATTATTCGTTTTACGACTTGCCTATCGTACTCGCCCCGAGGACACTAAACTCACCTTCTGCAACGGATTGGTCCTAGATAAACGACAATGCCAGAGGTCTTTTGGAGACTGGTTGCACGCTGTACTTGATTTTAGTAATACCCTGCACTCTATGGATATTGACATCTCTACTTTTGCCTGCCTCTGTGCATTGACGCTTATAACAG AGAGACATGGCCTGAAAGAGCCAAACCGAGTTGAACATTTACAAATGAAGATAATCGGATGTCTGCGCGCTCACATGCCTTGCGGCGGGAACACCAACGCAGCAGGCGCGCCGCATTTCAGCCGCGTGCTCGGCGCGCTGCCCGAGCTGCGCTCGCTCTCCGTGCAAGGGCTCCAGCGAATCTTCTACCTGAAGCTTGAAGACTTAGTGCCAGCGCCGCCTCTTATCGAAAACATGTTTCGTGCCAGCCTGCCCTTCTAA